The sequence below is a genomic window from Elusimicrobiota bacterium.
ATCCCGATCTTGAACTGAGAGGAGCGATTGCCGCTGAAGTTTTTGAGTATCTCTACATTACTCAGCTCAAATCAATTCTCCGCGCAAACGAGAACGGAAACGTGCGGATACTATTTCCTATGGTGTCCGATGTGGGGGACATACTTACCTTTAAACGAATAGTTGCAAAGTCCAAAGACCTGCTTAAAAAAGAAAGATCTGATTTTAAGCATAATCCTATAAAGATCGGCGCTATGATAGAAACACCCGGTGCCGTAATGATGATTAAAGAAATATTGAACGAGGTTGATTTTGTAAATATTGGGTCTAATGATTTACTGCAATACACTTTAGCCGCTTCGCGGGGTAATATGATTGCAGAAAAACGATACCATATACTTCATCCTGCGGTGCTCAAATTTATTGAAATTACGGCCAGGGAAGGAAAGAAGGCAAAGAAAGAAGTATGCCTTTGCGGAGAAATTGCCGCATTTGAAGAATTCTATCCTTTACTCTTGGGAGCGGGCTTGACTAGCTTTAGCGTTGCTGTAACCAAGTTTGAAGACATAAAATGCCAGATAATGCATCAAGTCGGACTAAGGGAAAAGAAGGATCTTAAAGAATTTTATAACACAAAAACAAAAGAAGAAGCAGATTCTTTCTTTTTGAAATATATTTAATGTGTAAGTACACCCCCGAGGTGTGCGTACGTACTCCTCGGGGGTGGGACTAGGTTGTCGTGGTACCAATCGGGGTGTTAACTCGTTTTAGCAGAGGTTTATTAATGGGAAATCTTTTTAATTCAAGTGAGATAGTAAAATTTGCTGTTCAAATAGAAAAAAACGGCAGGGATTTTTACGATCAAGCCGCAAAGTCGGTGAAGGCCGAAGGGGCAAAAAAGATATTTGAATATCTTTCCAACGAAGAACAACTCCATATCGCAGTTTTTGAAACTATTTTAAAACAAATGGACACGAATGAGCCAGCCGAACGCTATCCCGGAGAATATGCCGACTATATGCTTGCGCTTGTTTCGGAAAATGTATTTACAAAAAACAAGCAAGGTTATGAGATCGCCAGAAAAATAAGAAATGACAAACAGGCTCTTGAGTTAGCGATAGGTTTTGAAAAAGATTCAATACTTTTTTATTATGAAATGAAAAGATATGTCTGGGAAGGTTTTCATAAGGATGTGGATAAACTTATCGTTCAGGAACAAGAACACCTCAGAAAAATATCCGATGTATTAAAAGGATTTAATAAATTTGGGGTACAAAACCAAGCCGATCCGCGGTTAGGGCGAAGGTAATTGTATAGCACTAGACCAACCTCCGGGGTTGGTTGGAAGACTGACTGTGCCATCGGCAGTAATAATTCGGTAGTATAATAAGGAGTTAATTCGTGACAAAAGAAATAAGAAAAGACGAATACCTTATCCTCTTTAAGGATGTCAAACAAAGAATACTTTCTGCCCAGTATGACGCGCTAAAGGCAGTCAACAAAGAACTAATTAATCTTTATTGGGACATAGGAATGATGATTGTAGACCGGCAAAAAAAGCATGGCTGGGGAAAAGCAGTGGTTGAAACATTGGCACAGGAT
It includes:
- a CDS encoding ferritin family protein, whose protein sequence is MGNLFNSSEIVKFAVQIEKNGRDFYDQAAKSVKAEGAKKIFEYLSNEEQLHIAVFETILKQMDTNEPAERYPGEYADYMLALVSENVFTKNKQGYEIARKIRNDKQALELAIGFEKDSILFYYEMKRYVWEGFHKDVDKLIVQEQEHLRKISDVLKGFNKFGVQNQADPRLGRR